The nucleotide sequence AGTGAGACTTATCTGCCCCGCTCCGGCAACAGGCGCTGTACTCAACGGCTGTTGCCAAACATGATGATTATAGGATTTCTGATTTCTAAGATTCTATTTGAAATCAGAAACCCAGAGATTCAGGTATTATCGTTCAAATATTGACTGGAATTAAAAGGAACACCTGATGTTAAAGAATGTCCTACAGAGCTACCTCGTTTTCGCTTGGCCCCTCGTTTTGACTCTTCTGATTGGAGTCAACATGGCATTGGCACAACCTGACCAGGCAAAGGTCTTATTCGAAAATGAGCAGCCACTCCCACTCGTGCGAACCAATCGCGCACAATTGACGCTGGCGGGAGCTGAACGGGCAATTGTTGCGAGTCGTAAACAAGCGGATGCGATGAGTATTCAGGTCAACATTGCTGTCGTCGATGATGGCGGACATCTATTGGCATTCGCACGCATGGATGGTGCCAGACCGGGAAGCGTTTACACGTCGATCACGAAAGCGACATCGGCGGCAACCAAACGAGGGCCGACCGGACCATTGCCAAACGCAGATGCCGTGAATACGCAGCTGAGTCTGGCTGTGGAGAACGCCGCAGCAGTCAGCGGTGGCAAGTTTACGACGCTAAAGGGAGGCGTTCCGATCATTTACGGAGGACAAGTCATCGGCGCGATCGGCGTGGGCGGCGCCACTGGCGAACAAGACGCAGAAGTGGCAGCTGCTGGTGTAGCAGAACTGACAAAAGCTTTAGAGAGTGTCGAAAACTCGCAAACATCGACGGAAGAAAAAGTAATCTTTGGTAATTGGCTGATCGAAGATATCGAAGGTCATGGCGTGATCGATAATGCTCAAACAACAATTCAGATAGCTGAAGATCGTTCTGTAACCGGCAACACTGGAGTGAACCGGTATATGGCTAAGGCGAAGCTTGATGGCCAGAACATCAAAATAGAGCCAGGACCAATAACAACGCGCGCCGCCGGTCCGCCAGCGTTAATGGACCAGGAGTCCAGGTTTTTGACAGCGTTACAGAAAGTGAAAAAGTTTCACATCGATGACAAAAGACTGTTGTATCTGGTCGATGATAAAGAGATGATGCTTCTGCGCGCATCCAGAGTAAAGTAAATTCAAATCGTTAATGAGTATCGAGCCCTGCAACAGTTTTCCCACCTGCGGAACTCAATCCCCAGGCCCAAACCGCTTAAACCAAGTGAAAAAGCAAATGATAAAACGTACTCGAAAATTGACAGGTACTTTTCGCCGATTCGACTGACCATGACGATAATGCTCAGCAGTAGTTTGAAACCATTTGTGTGAGATACTTATCGATGGATGAGTCGCAACGAACTGGTTGCAGTTAAATTGTTCCTCGCCATCTTAGTCGGTTCACAGATTGCGTGAGCAAATCATACCCCGCTGTATGAAAGAGGGACATCCCCCAATCCCTCGCGGTCGCGTCAAACCAACCTCAACACCCCACAAGAATGTATTAGTGAGCAAAGTAATGAAGACCATTGTCGTTGCAACGGATTTTTCGGAACGCTCGGATCGTGCGATCCAACGCGCGAAATTGCTGGCGCGTGAATTTGATGCTATGCTTTATTTGGTTCATGTTGTTGATGACGATCAGGCACAGGAGATCGTGCTGGCAGAACAGGCCGCATCGACCCAACTTCTTGAAAAACTGACGTATTCTCTCGGAGAGATCGACGCCGTCAAATGCGACTTTCGTGTTGTCCTCGGCCAGTCGTTTATCGGTATCACACAGGCAGCACAAGACCTCGGCGCTGATTTGATCGTCATTGGTCCGCATCGTCGACAGCGACTCCGAGATATTCTGGTTGGCACAAC is from Gimesia maris and encodes:
- a CDS encoding heme-binding protein, producing MALAQPDQAKVLFENEQPLPLVRTNRAQLTLAGAERAIVASRKQADAMSIQVNIAVVDDGGHLLAFARMDGARPGSVYTSITKATSAATKRGPTGPLPNADAVNTQLSLAVENAAAVSGGKFTTLKGGVPIIYGGQVIGAIGVGGATGEQDAEVAAAGVAELTKALESVENSQTSTEEKVIFGNWLIEDIEGHGVIDNAQTTIQIAEDRSVTGNTGVNRYMAKAKLDGQNIKIEPGPITTRAAGPPALMDQESRFLTALQKVKKFHIDDKRLLYLVDDKEMMLLRASRVK